The proteins below are encoded in one region of Danio rerio strain Tuebingen ecotype United States chromosome 14, GRCz12tu, whole genome shotgun sequence:
- the flrt1b gene encoding leucine-rich repeat transmembrane protein FLRT1: MATESLVELRDWLFLLLLCLTLLVEVLEFAAATAAAAEAALGEAELQGEVPCPSACRCDDGFIYCNDRGLTLIPPLPLTAAVLYLQNNRIDNAGLPTSLERRLTVRVVYLYDNELDDFPTHLPPSLRELHLQDNNIRTLPRSALARLPLLEKLHMDDNSISTVSIEDKAFTNNPRLRLLFLSRNHLSSIPSGLPASLEELRLDDNRISTIPTHAFRGLSSLRRLFLDGNLLANQRIADDTFSRLSNLTELSLVRNSLQAPPLNLPSLHLLRLYLQDNAIAHMPRGSLDGMRRLQKLDISGNNLTTLPRGLFKDLDSLSQLLVRGNPWYCGCNLRWLHDWLHERGSSVTVRGLTCHAPERLRGMALRDLSSQLEDCEVTVDAAGGMVGNEVAKKEKGYFPTQPPATTTPPLPQGSLFTLRSRRPGHKYSDMGQDSLGGGNGFVSKSLLISVKPLTPETVHITWQAAQPVPSFRLSWLRLGNSPAMGSITETLVPGDRREYLLTQLQPQSSYIICLVPLAGNDGKRTSFTATGGLNINTNSEHEHPACAKTETDPLEQPMSDQDSDRGTDALSALPLAGIIGGATALVSLFLIFGIFCWYGHRAGYLAPGDHSIYGRDVVGSRDASKHYDDYVESGTIKDTSILEIRAHGFQMTPMSAQQPLQPKAKVEDMTYIHTIFPSNNATLYRSTLNHTGNPSYGTNRGYREGGIPDIDYSYT, translated from the coding sequence ATGGCCACGGAGAGCCTTGTTGAACTCCGCGACTGGTTGTTTCTACTTCTCCTATGCCTGACGTTACTTGTTGAAGTGCTGGAGTTTGCTGCAGCTACAGCCGCCGCGGCTGAAGCAGCTCTCGGGGAAGCGGAGCTACAGGGAGAAGTGCCATGTCCGTCTGCTTGCAGGTGCGACGATGGATTCATTTACTGCAATGACCGTGGCTTGACTCTCATCCCTCCATTACCATTAACAGCAGCTGTGCTCTATCTCCAAAACAACCGCATAGACAATGCTGGGCTACCGACATCTTTAGAGCGACGACTGACTGTGAGAGTAGTTTACCTCTATGATAATGAACTTGACGATTTTCCGACACACCTGCCTCCGTCGTTACGAGAACTTCACCTACAGGACAACAACATACGAACTTTACCGCGTTCTGCCCTTGCACGGCTCCCCCTGCTGGAGAAGCTTCACATGGATGACAATTCAATTTCCACTGTGAGCATAGAAGACAAAGCCTTCACCAACAATCCGAGGCTGCGTCTTCTTTTCTTGTCCCGCAACCACCTCTCGAGTATACCATCGGGATTGCCTGCATCCCTGGAGGAACTCCGTTTAGATGACAATCGCATTTCAACCATTCCGACGCATGCTTTTCGAGGTCTCTCCTCTCTAAGGCGTCTCTTCCTGGACGGAAATCTGCTGGCAAATCAACGAATTGCAGACGACACATTCTCGCGGCTGTCCAATCTCACAGAGCTTTCTCTGGTGCGTAACTCATTACAGGCACCACCGTTAAACCTTCCAAGTTTGCATCTCCTTAGACTCTATCTGCAGGACAATGCTATAGCCCACATGCCTCGAGGCTCCCTAGATGGCATGCGGAGGCTACAGAAACTAGACATATCTGGTAATAACCTAACGACTCTTCCGAGAGGTTTGTTTAAAGATTTAGACAGCCTTTCACAATTACTTGTCCGAGGAAACCCATGGTACTGTGGCTGCAACCTCCGCTGGCTTCACGACTGGCTGCATGAGCGAGGTTCATCTGTGACTGTAAGAGGTTTAACGTGCCATGCACCAGAGAGACTAAGAGGCATGGCACTAAGGGACCTTAGCAGTCAACTGGAAGACTGCGAGGTCACTGTCGACGCCGCTGGAGGAATGGTTGGAAATGAGGTCGCCAAAAAGGAGAAGGGTTATTTTCCAACCCAACCACCAGCTACGACGACCCCCCCACTTCCACAGGGCTCTCTCTTCACTCTCAGATCCAGACGACCAGGACACAAGTATTCGGACATGGGTCAGGACAGTCTCGGAGGTGGAAACGGCTTTGTTAGTAAATCATTACTAATCAGTGTAAAGCCTCTCACACCAGAAACAGTCCACATTACATGGCAGGCTGCACAGCCAGTGCCCTCCTTCAGACTTTCCTGGTTGCGATTAGGCAACAGTCCTGCAATGGGGTCAATCACAGAAACACTAGTGCCAGGGGATCGCCGTGAGTATTTACTTACGCAACTACAGCCCCAGTCCAGTTATATCATCTGCTTGGTGCCTCTCGCTGGAAACGATGGTAAAAGAACCTCTTTCACCGCCACTGGGGGATTAAACATAAACACAAACTCAGAGCATGAGCACCCAGCTTGTGCCAAAACAGAAACTGATCCCCTAGAGCAGCCAATGTCAGATCAGGACAGCGATCGAGGAACTGACGCACTGTCAGCCCTACCACTTGCTGGAATAATAGGAGGCGCGACAGCATTGGTGTCTTTGTTCTTAATTTTTGGCATCTTCTGCTGGTATGGACACCGTGCAGGGTACCTTGCCCCAGGTGATCACTCTATATATGGCAGAGATGTAGTCGGATCTCGAGATGCCAGCAAACATTATGATGACTATGTTGAGTCTGGAACCATAAAAGACACATCAATCCTAGAAATCAGGGCTCACGGCTTTCAAATGACACCAATGTCTGCCCAACAGCCTTTGCAGCCCAAGGCGAAAGTTGAGGATATGACATACATCCATACTATCTTTCCCTCTAATAACGCAACTCTCTATAGGAGCACCCTGAACCACACAGGAAATCCAAGCTATGGAACAAATCGAGGGTACAGAGAAGGGGGAATACCTGACATAGATTACTCATACACGTGA